One Glycine soja cultivar W05 chromosome 2, ASM419377v2, whole genome shotgun sequence genomic region harbors:
- the LOC114395879 gene encoding protein DETOXIFICATION 48-like, translating into MCNPKPSSVSPFLSPTKSHPKVVYPSAESDDQVQDELHRWPTLNEAMEEIKAIGRISCPTAITGLILYSRAMISMIFLGYLGEMELAGGSLSIGFANITGYSVISGLAMGMEPICGQAYGAKQWKILGLTLQRTVLLLLSTSIPISFMWLNMKRILLWSGQDQEIASVAQTFITFSIPDLFLLSLLHPLRIYLRTQSITLPLTYCSAISVLLHVPLNFLLVVHLKMGIAGVATAMVLTNLNLILFISSFVYFSGAYKASWVSPSVDCIKGWSSLLSLAIPTCVSVCLEWWWYEFMIMLCGLLVNPKATIASMGILIQTTSLVYVFPSSLSLGVSTRVGNELGAKNPRKARVSMIVSLFCALALGLAAMLFTTLMRHQWGRFFTNDHEILELTSLVLPIAGLCELGNCPQTTGCGVLRGSARPTIGANINLGSFYLVGMPVAILLSFVAKMGFPGLWLGLLAAQASCAGLMFYVLCTTDWNVQVERAKELTKSSTTTTTAMTATIATTSCSTSPNCNYKLLPTLTKKEANMNKNAHVCLEEIVITSGGGGDELTKISSVETDPLIIPTTKHTQV; encoded by the exons ATGTGTAATCCAAAGCCATCTTCCGTATCCCCATTTCTCAGTCCCACAAAATCCCACCCCAAAGTTGTGTACCCTTCCGCTGAATCTGATGATCAAGTTCAAGATGAATTGCACAGATGGCCTACTCTTAATGAG GCCATGGAAGAAATCAAGGCAATTGGGAGGATATCATGCCCAACAGCCATCACAGGATTAATCCTATATTCAAGAGCTATGATCTCTATGATTTTCCTTGGCTACCTTGGTGAGATGGAACTAGCAGGAGGGTCTCTCTCCATTGGTTTTGCCAACATCACTGGCTACTCTGTGATTTCTGGATTAGCCATGGGAATGGAACCAATCTGTGGACAAGCATATGGAGCAAAGCAATGGAAGATTCTTGGCTTGACACTTCAGAGAACCGTTCTCCTTCTACTCTCAACCTCCATCCCCAtctcattcatgtggctcaacATGAAGAGAATCCTCTTGTGGTCGGGCCAAGACCAAGAAATAGCATCAGTGGCACAAACCTTCATCACTTTCTCAATCCCTGACCTCTTCTTGCTCTCACTCCTCCACCCTCTAAGAATCTACCTCAGGACTCAAAGCATCACATTGCCACTCACATATTGCTCAGCCATCTCAGTTCTTCTCCATGTGCCTCTGAATTTCCTCCTTGTGGTTCACCTCAAGATGGGAATTGCTGGGGTGGCAACAGCAATGGTGCTAACTAACCTCAACCTTATTCTCTTTATTTCCTCCTTTGTGTACTTTTCTGGTGCATACAAGGCCTCATGGGTTTCCCCTAGTGTGGACTGCATCAAAGGGTGGTCCTCATTGCTATCACTTGCAATTCCAACTTGTGTCTCAGTTTGCCTTGAGTGGTGGTGGTATGAGTTCATGATAATGCTGTGTGGCCTTTTGGTGAATCCAAAAGCAACCATTGCTTCAATGGGGATCCTAATCCAAACAACATCTTTGGTCTATGTGTTCCCATCATCACTCAGCCTTGGTGTTTCAACAAGGGTAGGGAATGAGTTAGGTGCAAAGAATCCTAGAAAGGCAAGAGTGTCAATGATAGTTTCACTCTTTTGTGCTCTGGCTTTAGGCCTTGCAGCAATGCTATTCACCACCTTGATGAGGCACCAATGGGGGAGATTCTTCACCAATGACCATGAAATTTTGGAACTTACATCACTGGTGCTGCCAATTGCTGGCCTTTGTGAGCTTGGGAACTGCCCTCAGACCACAGGCTGTGGAGTCCTGAGGGGAAGTGCAAGACCAACCATTGGTGCCAACATCAATTTGGGCTCATTTTATTTGGTGGGTATGCCAGTGGCTATCCTTTTGAGCTTTGTGGCCAAAATGGGGTTTCCAGGGCTCTGGCTTGGGTTGCTTGCAGCCCAAGCCTCATGTGCCGGCCTCATGTTCTATGTTCTTTGTACAACAGATTGGAATGTGCAAGTGGAAAGAGCCAAGGAACTCACAAAatcttcaacaacaacaactactGCTATGACTGCGACTATTGCTACGACTTCTTGTTCTACTTCTCCTAATTGTAACTACAAATTGTTACCTACACTCACCAAAAAAGAAGCTAACATGAACAAGAATGCACATGTTTGTCTCGAAGAGATAGTTATTactagtggtggtggtggtgatgagcttaccaagatatcttcagTTGAAACAGATCCACTGATCATTCCAACTACCAAACATACTCAAGTTTAG
- the LOC114395888 gene encoding sucrose transport protein SUC4-like — protein sequence MPNPEAHHPSRSRARPSTSAAARPPARARVSLRQLLRVASVASGIQFGWALQLSLLTPYVQQLGIPHQWASIIWLCGPVSGLFVQPLVGHMSDRCTSRYGRRRPFILVGAVAIVAAVLVIAYAADIGWLLGDTADYRPAAITVFIVGFWILDVANNVTQGPCRALLGDLTSKDPRRTRVANAYYSLFMAIGNILGYATGSYSGWYKIFTFALSPACTISCANLKSAFFLDIAFIAVTTYISIMAAHEVPLNSSEAAHAEAGAGESGSAEEAFMWELFGTFKYFTTPVWIILSVTALTWIGWFPFTLFDTDWMGREIYGGDPNQGLVYDTGVRMGALGLLLNSVVLALTSLFMERLCRKRGAGFVWGISNIMMTICFLAMLVVTYVANNMGYIGKDLPPTGIVIAALIIFTILGFPLAITYSVPYALISTHIESLGLGQGLSMGVLNLAIVVPQIIVSLGSGPWDQLFGGGNSPAFAVAAVSALISGLIAVLAIPRSGAQKARSHV from the exons ATGCCGAATCCCGAGGCTCACCACCCCTCCCGGTCCCGGGCCCGGCCCTCCACGTCAGCCGCGGCCCGCCCCCCGGCCCGGGCCCGCGTCTCCCTCCGCCAGCTTCTGCGCGTGGCATCAGTCGCGAGCGGCATCCAGTTCGGGTGGGCCTTACAGCTCTCTCTGCTGACGCCCTACGTTCAGCAGCTGGGGATCCCCCACCAATGGGCCAGCATCATCTGGCTCTGCGGCCCAGTCTCCGGCCTCTTCGTGCAGCCCCTCGTCGGCCACATGAGCGACCGCTGCACCAGCCGCTACGGCCGCCGCAGGCCCTTCATCCTCGTCGGCGCCGTCGCCATCGTCGCCGCTGTTCTCGTCATCGCTTACGCCGCCGACATCGGCTGGCTCCTCGGCGACACCGCGGACTACCGCCCTGCCGCCATCACCGTCTTCATCGTCGGCTTCTGGATCCTCGACGTCGCCAACAACGTCACGCAAGGTCCCTGCCGTGCCTTGCTCGGTGATCTCACTA GCAAGGATCCTCGAAGGACACGTGTTGCAAATGCTTATTACTCACTGTTTATGGCCATTGGTAACATTCTTGGCTATGCAACTGGATCATATAGTGGTTGGTACAAGATTTTTACTTTTGCCCTTTCCCCTGCTTGCACAATTAGTTGTGCAAATCTCAAGTCTGCTTTCTTTCTTGACATTGCTTTCATTGCGGTCACAACATATATCAGCATCATGGCAGCTCATGAAGTGCCTCTAAATTCAAGTGAGGCAGCCCATGCTGAAGCAGGGGCAGGGGAGTCAGGTAGTGCAGAAGAAGCTTTCATGTGGGAATTATTTGGGACATTCAAATATTTTACAACCCCTGTATGGATAATTCTGTCTGTTACTGCTCTGACATGGATTGGGTGGTTCCCATTTACTCTCTTTGATACTGATTGGATGGGTCGAGAGATTTATGGTGGTGATCCAAATCAAGGCCTTGTTTATGATACTGGAGTTAGAATGGGAGCACTTGGTTTGTTGCTTAATTCAGTTGTTCTTGCATTAACATCATTGTTCATGGAGAGGCTATGCAGGAAGAGGGGAGCTGGTTTTGTGTGGGGAATCTCAAATATCATGATGACCATTTGCTTTCTTGCAATGCTAGTAGTAACCTATGTGGCAAATAACATGGGCTATATAGGCAAAGATTTACCACCAACTGGCATTGTGATAGCTGCGttgattatctttaccattctTGGGTTTCCACTGGCA ATCACTTATAGTGTTCCATATGCCTTAATTTCCACACATATTGAGTCATTGGGACTCGGCCAAG GGTTATCAATGGGTGTCCTAAATCTGGCAATAGTGGTCCCACAG ATAATAGTGTCACTGGGAAGTGGACCATGGGATCAGCTATTTGGTGGAGGAAACTCCCCAGCCTTTGCTGTGGCAGCTGTTTCAGCCCTTATCAGTGGACTCATAGCTGTGTTGGCTATTCCTCGATCTGGTGCTCAAAAGGCTCGAAGCCATGTATGA
- the LOC114395902 gene encoding serine/threonine-protein phosphatase 7 long form homolog: MKLAQLKINGALVNAFIERWRPETHTFHLKCGEATITLQDVSVLLGISVDGRPLTGNTNIDWFELCHELLGVMPDDDAVDGNSLLLSWLTSQFANINDFIGNQQGLERFARAWILRFIGGVMFVDKSSKRVPMRYLQFLRDLRECSTYAWGAALLGNLYREMCIATDYHAKSIGGFTLLIQLWAWERCPTLAPSVIPPQQQNAPLAYRWLGGELHHIGNDNLLEFRRKLDVMKRDEFVWVPYAGHVEMNLSQVCFIGSVLWTCIVPLICFQKVEWHQPDRVMRQFGMQQPIPGPVMQPENIHDLTLKGKEGRNWMRLMQPALNEWNSRYERRVEQTPPQTGTLSLNSEYMRWYRRKTKVYVDPKHARRGLLGEIAETLHFMVSPAGRRVCTFDDLLPCIEKITLISEEEDRILEAHQDAPPSQPQFEHQQFNILQRSVETRGLGRRRQTVDAAPYSLPPMPEREHGMYYTPLVFTQEPSQMAPMYSYPHDFQPGYSMTGIFGSSPPSGGTPSFTQNNELPTPNAPLGGPWNVPGNIPDMNDLLGVDLRHDFSAEADEVDERGNLRRRNPDRAARNWDRPCGTSSRHHRHSHD, translated from the exons ATGAAATTGGCGCAATTGAAGATAAATGGAGCATTAGTTAATGCTTTTATTGAAAGGTGGAGGCCAGAAACACATACATTTCATTTGAAGTGTGGCGAGGCAACTATTACACTTCAAGATGTTTCTGTGCTACTTGGTATTTCTGTTGATGGAAGACCTTTAACCGGCAATACAAATATTGATTGGTTTGAGTTGTGCCATGAATTATTGGGTGTCATGCCTGACGATGATGCAGTTGACGGGAACTCACTTTTATTGAGTTGGCTGACTTCTCAATTTGCAAATATTAATGATTTCATAGGCAACCAACAAGGGCTTGAAAGATTTGCTCGAGCTTGGATCTTAAGATTCATAGGAGGCGTGATGTTTGTTGATAAAAGCAGCAAAAGGGTGCCAATGAGATATTTGCAATTTTTGAGAGACCTTAGAGAGTGCAGCACttatgcatggggagctgctCTTCTGGGTAACCtttatagagagatgtgcatcGCAACAGACTATCATGCTAAATCAATAGGCGGTTTCACTCTCTTGATTCAGTtatgggcatgggaacgatgccCAACGTTAGCCCCGTCAGTtattcctccacaacaacaaaacgCGCCACTTGCTTACAG ATGGTTAGGAGGTGAATTGCATCACATAGGCAATGACAATTTACTTGAGTTTCGTCGTAAATTAGATGTCATGAAACGCGACGAG TTTGTTTGGGTCCCTTATGCTGGACATGTGGAAATGAATTTGAGTCAAGTTTGTTTTATTGGGTCTGTATTATGGACATGTATCGTACcacttatttgttttcaaaaagtggAATGGCACCAGCCGGATAGAGTCATGCGACAgtttggaatgcaacaacctattccgGGCCCAGTAATGCAACCCGAAAACATACATGACTTGACCTTAAagggaaaagaaggaagaaattgGATGCGACTAATGCAACCCGCGCTTAATGAATGGAATAGTCGCTATGAAAGGAGAGTAGAACAAACGCCGCCACAAACAGGGACCCTTAGTCTGAACTCTGAATATATGAGGTGGTACAGGCGTAAGACAAAAGTTTATGTCGACCCAAAACATGCAAGAAGAGGACTATTG gGTGAAATCGCGGAAACACTACATTTTATGGTGTCGCCTGCTGGGAGAAGGGTTTGTACTTTTGATGATTTACTGCCATGTATCGAGAAGATCACTCTTATATCTGAAGAAGAGGATAGGATACTTGAGGCACATCAAGATGCTCCCCCTTCTCAGCCACAATTTGAACATCAGCAGTTTAATATACTACAGCGAAGTGTGGAGACTCGAGGCTTAGGGCGACGTCGGCAAACTGTGGATGCAGCACCGTACAGTTTGCCTCCGATGCCAGAACGAgaacatggaatgtattacacaccGCTGGTATTCACCCAAGAACCATCGCAGATGGCGCCGATGTATTCATACCCACATGATTTCCAACCAGGGTACAGTATGACAGGCATATTTGGATCCTCTCCTCCTTCAGGGGGGACTCCTTCATTCACCCAAAATAATGAACTACCGACCCCAAATGCTCCACTTGGTGGTCCGTGGAATGTACCTGGAAATATACCCGACATGAATGACTTATTGGGGGTCGATTTACGTCATGATTTCTCTGCCGAGGCTGACGAAGTGGATGAAAGGGGGAATCTTAGAAGAAGAAACCCTGATAGGGCAGCTAGGAATTGGGATCGGCCATGTGGGACATCGTCGCGGCATCACAGACATAGTCATGATTGA
- the LOC114376529 gene encoding uncharacterized protein LOC114376529 — MPFLYEGNFIKKTDTWKVTQWGGPHSCLNMSITQDHDKLDSDLIATCVLGMIKEDPSLKISLIQERINGMFNYNISYRKAWKAKQKAITIEYGDWDESYAVLPSWLKHMQNHSPGSYYQICDDDFVVGNTVSREHRQFHRVFWTFGQCKEAFKYCKPVIQVDGTFMYGKYRGTLLIATTQDGNSHVLPLAFVVVEGETLTAWSWFLAHLREHVTDKDGICLISDRHASIKAAVANEALGWQPPHAYHVYCVRHIARYTPCKHIFDRNFDKFCELSPPVKAWIGKISKEKWTMAYDKEGRRYGHMTTNLSECVNKVFKGCRNVPITALVKSTYSRCRKYFVDRGRQAQREIRDGQIYCSHVMKKLRENQEKACSHIVRTYDIQRTIFEVEEAFDPMTQRGGHKWTVNLNERYCQCGQFTTYHYPCSHIIAACGTVSINFYQYIDVVYTNDYILRAYSAQWWPLGNDDAIVPSDDPWTLVPDPSFIRDKKGRPRSTRLRNEMDWREPSQSRYKCGRCGTVGHNRRNCPLQSQQGSC, encoded by the exons atgccctttttatatgagggcaattttataaaaaaaactgatacATGGAAAGTTACGCAATGGGGAGGACCACACAGTTGCTTGAATATGAGTATAACTCAAGACCATGATAAATTGGATTCTGATTTGATTGCCACTTGTGTACTAG GGATGATCAAAGAAGATCCGTCACTCAagatttctttgattcaagagaggatcAATGGAATGTTTAATTACAACATTTCGTACAGGAAAGCGTGGAAGGCAAAGCAAAAGGCAATaacaattgaatatggcgactGGGATGAGTCTTATGCCGTTCTTCCGTCATGGCTgaaacacatgcaaaatcattcgcCAGGATCGTATTATCAAATTTGTGATGATGATTTTGTTGTTGGCAATACTGTCAGCCGTGAACACCGACAGTTCCATCGAGTCTTTTGGACCTTCGgtcaatgcaaagaggcttttaaaTATTGCAAACCAGTCATACAAGTTGATGGTACATTCATGTATGGGAAGTATCGCGGTACGCTGTTAATTGCAACAACACAAGATGGAAATAGTCATGTTCTTCCGCTTGCATTCGTTGTGGTTGAGGGGGAAACATTaacagcgtggtcatggtttttggcacacttgcgtgaacatgtCACAGATAAAGATGGTATCTGTCTCATTTCTGATCGTCATGCAAGTATAAAGGCAGCTGTTGCGAATGAAGCACTTGGGTGGCAACCTCCTCATGCGTATCATGTGTATTGCGTGCGCCACATTGCAA GATACACCCCGTGTAAGCATATTTTTgatagaaattttgataaattttgtgaGCTGAGTCCCCCAGTAAAAGCATGGATTGGGaagatttcaaaagaaaaatggacaATGGCATATGACAAAGAAGGCCGTAGATACGGTCATATGACAACCAATCTATCCGAATGtgtaaataaagtttttaaggGATGTCGCAATGTACCAATAACTGCCCTTGTGAAGTCAACATACAGCAGGTGTCGAAAGTATTTTGTTGATCGTGGTCGTCAAGCACAAAGGGAAATACGCGATGGTCAAATATATTGCTCACACGTCATGAAAAAACTTCGGGAAAATCAAGAAAAGGCTTGTTCTCACATTGTTCGGACATATGATATTCAGAGAACAATATTTGAGGTTGAGGAGGCTTTCGACCCTATGACTCAACGAGGTGGACATAAATGGACAGTTAACTTGAATGAGCGCTACTGTCAATGTGGACAATTTACTACTTACCACTATCCGTGCTCTCATATCATTGCTGCGTGTGGTACTGTTAGCATCAACTTCtatcaatatatagatgttgtgtaCACAAATGACTACATATTACGTgcttactccgcacaatggtggcctcttgggaatgacgATGCGATTGTCCCATCTGATGACCCGTGGACACTTGTGCCTGATCCAAGTTTTATTCGTGACAAAAAAGGAAGGCCAAGATCAACTCGATTAAGAAATGAAATGGATTGGAGGGAGCCATCGCAAAGTCGCTACAAGTGTGGCAGATGTGGGACAGTAGGACACAACCGGCGTAATTGTCCATTGCAATCTCAACAAGGCAGTTGTTGA
- the LOC114371750 gene encoding serine/threonine-protein phosphatase 7 long form homolog, whose amino-acid sequence MASSSSCSSSIQTRSGPVDGDVLWMQPKHVSEHVWNGEPDRKLHIRRAVPTYQGEEQIPEEIVPLLRQCGFYWIMKMGYLKINAALISAFIERWRPETHTFHLRCGEATITLQDVSILLGLRTDGTPLIGSTNLDWADLCEELLGVRPQEGEIDGSVVKLSWLAHHFSHINIDEGNVEQLQRFTRAWILRFIGGVLFVNKSSSRVSLRYLQFLRDFEQCSTYAWGPAVLAYLYREMCSATDYKVKSIGGMCILIQMWAWERCTTLAPKRTPPVIENKPLGHRWLRRGNQHIGNDDLRVFRRKLVLLGEQFLLVEECR is encoded by the exons ATGGCATCTTCGTCGTCATGCTCATCGAGCATACAAACTAGGTCTGGTCCAGTTGATGGTGACGTCTTGTGGATGCAACCCAAGCATGTTTcggaacatgtttggaatggggaaccAGATAGAAAATTACATATCAGACGAGCAGTGCCGACATATCAAGGTGAAGAACAAATACCAGAGGAAATTGTTCCTCTACTTCGGCAATGTGGGTTTTATTGGATCATGAAGATGGGATACCTAAAGATAAATGCGGCCTTAATTAGTGCGTtcattgaaagatggaggcccgaaACCCACACGTTTCACCTGAGATGCGGAGAGGCTACCATTACTCTCCAAGACGTGTCTATTTTATTAGGTCTGCGTACTGACGGGACACCATTAATTGGTTCgacaaatcttgattgggccgatttgtgtgaagaattattaggagtcagaccacaggaaGGCGAAATTGACGGCAGTGTggtcaaattaagttggctggctcaccatttttctcACATAAATATTGATGAGGGTAACGTtgaacaattacaaaggtttacccgtgcGTGGATTCTTCGATTCATAGGAGGTGTCCTCTTTGTTAACAAAAGTAGTAGCAGAGTTTCCTTAAGGTACCtacaatttttacgtgactttgaacagtgcagcacgtatgcgtggggacctgccgtgcttgcgtatttatatagagagatgtgcagcgccaccgattacaaagttaaatcaatcggaggtatgtgcatcttaatccagatgtgggcatgggaacgatgcacCACTTTAGCTCCAAAAAGGACACCTCCCGtcatagaaaataaaccacttGGACACAG gtggctgcgacgtggaaatcagcatatcggcaatgatgatcttagagttttccgtcgcaaattgg Ttctgctgggtgaacaattcttactggttgaggaatgtcggtga